One segment of Cololabis saira isolate AMF1-May2022 chromosome 9, fColSai1.1, whole genome shotgun sequence DNA contains the following:
- the tent2 gene encoding poly(A) RNA polymerase GLD2, whose product MFHREHPPRALSAHRTGPYPLPQRAWGYEQNRPRGGSANNSPLLELASLSPYEWKSPPSTSAAVPPHMPTMTNGRKRQNTEYSPQVPKRQCFDSSSFALINPSWSLPRPPSHYLHQAVAESSRASFAGFSQSVPNQFFWVQPRVQPQPQPQAPSVPEGSNKLQAYAKDKLSIQMVELFEACQQQVSDLERKERCRVQLQRDIQHIFAARLYLTGSSMNGLGCRSSDADLCLVINEHKKPDPISVLTCLKTFFRSLAYVEGVLLIRAKVPILRFKERGSNLEFDLNVNNTVGIRNTFLLRSYAYADLRVRPMILAVKKWARHHKINNASKGTLSSYTLVLMVLHYLQTRKEPVLPSLQRDYPECFDPFMDIDRVPQGPKCIPPYISRNQSSLGDLLLGFFKYYATEFSWDKQVISVREARALPKGKFHEWRKKFISVEEPFERNNVARAVHEKIKFDAIKAQLAESSRILHAKKDLNSILPVRDVINKELSGT is encoded by the exons CTCCCCTCTCCTTGAGCTTGCGAGTTTGTCTCCATATGAATGGAAAAGTCCTCCATCCACCTCTGCAGCTGTACCTCCTCACATGCCAACTATGACCAATGGGCGCAA GAGGCAGAATACTGAATACAGCCCTCAAGTTCCGAAGCGCCAATGTTTTGACTCCTCTTCCTTCGCTTTAATAAACCCCTCCTGGAGTTTGCCACGTCCACCCTCTCATTATCTTCACCAAGCGGTGGCAGAGTCCTCAAGAGCATCCTTCGCTGGTTTCAGTCAATCTGTTCCCAACCAATTCTTCTGGGTTCAGCCTCGGGTTCAGCCTCAGCCTCAGCCTCAGGCGCCCAGTGTCCCAGAGGGCTCCAACAAACTTCAGGCCTACGCCAAAGACAAG CTAAGTATTCAGATGGTGGAGCTGTTTGAGGCATGCCAACAGCAGGTTTCAGATTTGGAACGGAAGGAACGGTGTCGAGTTCAGCTGCAACGAGACATACAACATATTTTtgcag CCCGACTTTACTTGACCGGATCGTCAATGAATGGATTGGGTTGCCGGAGCAGCGACGCGGATCTGTGTCTGGTCATTAACGAACAT AAAAAACCTGATCCTATTTCTGTCCTAACTTGCCTCAAAACGTTTTTCAGATCACTCg CATATGTTGAAGGGGTTCTTCTAATAAGAGCCAAAGTGCCGATCCTCAGGTTCAAAGAGAGAGGAAG CAATCTGGAATTTGATCTGAACGTCAACAACACAGTGGGCATCAGAAATACCTTCCTTCTGAGGAGTTATGCTTATG CCGACCTCAGGGTAAGACCCATGATCCTCGCTGTAAAGAAATGGGCACGGCACCATAAAATCAATAACGCCAGCAAAGGCACATTGAGCAGCTACACTCTGGTGCTGATGGTGCTTCACTACCTCCAGA CTCGTAAAGAACCTGTCCTCCCGTCTCTACAACGGGATTACCCA GAGTGTTTTGATCCCTTCATGGACATAGACAGAGTTCCACAGGGACCCAAATGCATCCCTCCCTACATCTCAAGAAACCAGTCTTCTCTGGGAGATCTGCTGCTGGGTTTTTTCAAGTACTACGCCACAGAGTTCAG ttGGGATAAACAAGTGATCTCTGTGAGAGAGGCCAGAGCTCTGCCAAAAGGCAAGTTCCACGAGTGGAGAAAGAAGTTCATATCTGTGGAAG agcCATTCGAAAGAAACAACGTTGCCAGAGCAGTCCACGAGAAGATCAAGTTTGATGCCATTAAAGCTCAGCTTGCCGAG TCATCTCGGATACTGCACGCAAAGAAGGACCTGAACTCGATCCTGCCAGTCAGAGACGTCATTAATAAGGAGTTATCCGGGACATGA